ctttttattgtgtatatcGATAGATTGATCCCtctataaaaattcgtgagatcgtctcacaagatacttattcttttaattttttaacgaaaatgttaaaaatattatattttgtccaccataaaatattgtttatttttttcccACGTGATTGTTAATTCTATTATAtcactaattttataaagttaTGGTATAATAGAATTTCAAAATCAGGGtggaaaaatattaaaatatatatatagttttgatatgatgCATATTCTTCGTATATATTTATGTGAGAACCGATGAGGTGACATTCACCTATTGGATGTGACGAAATAGAAACAAATTATACATTCAATATGTGAATGTCACGTTATCGATGTTCACATGAGTATACAATGTAGttgtacaatatatatatatatatatatatatatatatacacacacactcacacgttTTAGCTCCCTTGTTTAATTTTAAGTCCTCAATTAACTCGTTGATTCCGGATAACATTAGTTTACTAGATAATTCTATTCGTACACATGTAAAGAATCAAGAACCCAAGGGTCCCATGCGAAATCAAACCCTTTTTAATGTTAGAATCCAAATCCTAATCCGAATCAAAATCCTCAAAGTTCGCAAAAAATTTCTCCCGATATCTATATAAACACCTCCTATGTATATTTCTCTCAAATCTTCTACCAGCGTTAATTAGTCTCACGAAAATTGTTGGTGTactcaaattctcaaaattttCCTCCAATTTTTTCCAAGAAAACAAGTGAAACGTAACCCATGGCGGCTCGACGACTGATACGATCCTCTAGCATGGGACAATCTGCAGATCTTCTTCGTTCCTTTAACCGTGATATCAACCCTGTCCCCCGGATGGTTTCAAAGGAACAGAAAACCCAGCCAAACCTAAAACCGGCGAAGAAAGAGGTGGCGCCGTCGCCGGCACCGGCACGGATCGAGAAGCAAGAACCCCCGAACGTGGTGGCTGAGAAGCCAAGAAAGTGTATCTTCGCGTTCCCTTCACCACCACGTGTTCAGAAACAAAGAAGCGATTATTTTCTTGATGCATGTGCCTTGTGCAAGAAGAAATTAGATTTCAAGGAAGATATATTTATGTACAGGTACGTACATAATTTCTTCATATAATATTTTGATGACAAAACTTGTGTAAAATGGTTTCACGGATCgtttttatgagacggatctcttatttggtctttcatgaaaaaatattattttttatgctaagagtattattttttattgtgaatatcggtaaggttgacatgtctcacagataaagattcgtgagaccgtctcacaagagatctactcataTTTGATTGATCTCCACCATGTAACATTAATCCGAATTTAAAGATAACAAAAAGTTGAGTTATATACTTACCTTTTAAAAATGGTTTAGTGAAACCTTCGAATAGCAAGATTTATAGGATTATAAacatttagaaaatatttttttttgtgggttcaaaataaatatagtCTTGAAC
This window of the Primulina tabacum isolate GXHZ01 chromosome 4, ASM2559414v2, whole genome shotgun sequence genome carries:
- the LOC142541696 gene encoding uncharacterized protein LOC142541696, yielding MAARRLIRSSSMGQSADLLRSFNRDINPVPRMVSKEQKTQPNLKPAKKEVAPSPAPARIEKQEPPNVVAEKPRKCIFAFPSPPRVQKQRSDYFLDACALCKKKLDFKEDIFMYSDKAFCSQNCRDDQIALDEKFNPPSPTRNQQTRFICKDKGRWKTKFNFKRA